The segment TCCCGGTTTCCTTCCAGGTACTCATCTGCCCTTGGGGATGATGAATCCTCGGGAAACAAGCCCGTCCCGTTCCCATCAAGGACGCACGGGGCCGGTGCCAGAGCCGCACCCGCCCGTGCCCTACGCGATCGCCCACCGAATCCCTGCCGTCGCGTCACGTCACCATCATTCAACGCTTGCCTTTGGGCGGCGGAAACTTTGGCTTAGCCTTGCCCCTGTCCTTCGCCGCGGGATCCTCCTTGGTGACAGCCGTTGCCTTCGAGGTTTCAGAAGGAACCTTGCCGTCACCGGAGGCGGGAGTCGCGGCCGGCCGCCGCCGCGCAAGTATCTTCTCGCGGATCTCGTTGGCCAGGTCCGGATTCTCCTGGATAAACTGCTTCGCGTTTTCGCGACCCTGGCCCAAACGAACCTGTCCATAGCTGATCCACGCGCCGGTTTTCTCGATCAGGCCTTCAGCGATGGCCAGGTCGATCAGGTCGCCTTCGCTGCTGATGCCCGAATTGAACATGATGTCAAACTCCGCTGACTGAAACGGCGCGGCGACCTTGTTCTTGACGACCTTGGCCCTCACCCGGTTGCCGATGGCCGTCTCGCCCTCCTTCAGCGTCGTGATCTTGCGCATGTCCAGCCGGATCGACGAATAGAACTTGAGTGCCCGTCCGCCCGGCGTCGTCTCGGGGTTGCCGAACATGACGCCGATCTTCTCGCGAAGCTGGTTGATGAAGATCACCACGCACTTGCTCTTGGAGATGATCCCGGTGAGCTTGCGCAGCGCCTGGCTCATCAGCCGCGCCTGCAAACCGACATGCGACTGCCCTATTTCACCCTCCAATTCCGCCTTGGGCACCAGTGCGGCCACGGAGTCAACAACGATACAGTCTACCGCGTTCGAGCGAACGAGCATCTCGACGA is part of the Phycisphaerae bacterium genome and harbors:
- the recA gene encoding recombinase RecA — encoded protein: MTQSTTTATGGNREQALARALQQIEKSFGKGAIMKLDQHETTVHDGISTGTLSLDLALGGYGIPRGRVVELFGPESCGKTTLALHVAASAQRAGGVAAVIDAEHALDPTWAKRCGVKLEELLVSQPDTGEQAMEIVEMLVRSNAVDCIVVDSVAALVPKAELEGEIGQSHVGLQARLMSQALRKLTGIISKSKCVVIFINQLREKIGVMFGNPETTPGGRALKFYSSIRLDMRKITTLKEGETAIGNRVRAKVVKNKVAAPFQSAEFDIMFNSGISSEGDLIDLAIAEGLIEKTGAWISYGQVRLGQGRENAKQFIQENPDLANEIREKILARRRPAATPASGDGKVPSETSKATAVTKEDPAAKDRGKAKPKFPPPKGKR